One window from the genome of Pseudanabaena yagii GIHE-NHR1 encodes:
- a CDS encoding Uma2 family endonuclease — MIANPQFNYITPEEYLEMEENSDIKHEYIDGYIYATAGANDPHVTIALNMAFVIRNHLRGSNCRVYMSDMKARIDSLNRFYYPDVMVTCDPRDTQTPNHKSFPKLIIEVLSKSTEGFDRGDKFADYQQLESLEEYVLVNTKRQRLDCFRKEAGRWFLATYSDEQEIFRLSSINFEGKFEDLYEDVSFVEHL, encoded by the coding sequence ATGATTGCCAATCCGCAATTTAATTATATAACTCCAGAAGAATATCTCGAAATGGAGGAAAACAGCGATATCAAACATGAATATATTGATGGATATATTTATGCAACGGCTGGAGCAAACGATCCCCATGTGACGATCGCTTTAAATATGGCTTTTGTAATCCGCAACCACTTACGCGGTTCTAATTGTCGAGTCTATATGTCAGATATGAAAGCACGGATAGACTCATTAAATCGCTTTTACTATCCTGATGTCATGGTAACTTGCGATCCTAGAGATACTCAAACTCCAAATCATAAAAGCTTTCCTAAACTAATTATCGAAGTTCTCTCAAAATCTACTGAGGGATTTGATCGAGGTGATAAATTTGCTGATTATCAACAATTAGAAAGCCTAGAAGAATATGTTTTAGTTAATACCAAACGTCAACGCCTTGATTGTTTTCGGAAAGAAGCAGGACGCTGGTTTTTAGCAACATATTCCGATGAGCAAGAAATTTTCCGATTATCTAGTATTAACTTTGAAGGTAAGTTTGAGGATCTCTACGAAGATGTTAGTTTTGTGGAACATTTATGA